Proteins from a genomic interval of Medicago truncatula cultivar Jemalong A17 chromosome 3, MtrunA17r5.0-ANR, whole genome shotgun sequence:
- the LOC112420105 gene encoding uncharacterized protein: MRELQEQNVEQQKQIDKHQRLQVEAQAREVELKQQLEDRERELIHHMEARERKLREQLELLRNNVTGADTTRLMPKMFQPFSAEIQVVEIPRNFREPTIDSYDGTSDPHGHVSTFQTQMFISGADDALSCKIFVGTLKGVAHKWIAGLPARSVTNFEDMATRFVAQFAANIEKPFLLADLFDIRQRPIESLKSYLARFNNATLMVMEPNEDIFVMAFEKGLNSGAFSEALTLRKEHSKNEIRMRAEKHIEAEEITREKGSREIRNRDRANEDRREGVMKRLGGEGFSRGAQLDRGGRPEREVSTRRNPWEENFPPQILKEVMNTQIIKRPPPNPRPMGSEARLWCEYHRTQGHDTDNCRTLKMHIEKLIQEGHLGRGYHNKRTAPSRNSSRSSKRGRGKEKPQDKEVEGGHERNNRGTVNTIVGGFSGAGSTSSARRRYSRSNQSCNMVGVYAFKEHPQLAFTFNDFEGMYPHDDDPLVIYVFTVGFQIKRTIVDTGSSANVLFWEVFKKLDLPKEVMREHRGFAGELMSQ, encoded by the exons ATGCGTGAGCTTCAAGAGCAGAATGttgaacaacaaaaacaaattgacaAACATCAACGTTTGCAAGTAGAAGCACAGGCTCGGGAGGTCGAGCTGAAACAACAACTGGAAGATCGAGAGCGCGAGCTCATACATCATATGGAGGCCAGAGAGAGGAAGTTGAGGGAGCAGCTCGAGCTCTTAAGAAACAATGTCACTGGAGCTGATACCACCAGATTGATGCCTAAGATGTTCCAACCATTCTCAGCGGAAATACAAGTGGTGGAAATCCCTCGTAATTTTCGGGAACCCACCATTGATTCGTATGACGGGACGAGTGACCCACATGGTCACGTTTCGACTTTCCAAACACAAATGTTCATAAGTGGAGCTGATGATGCGTTGAGCTGCAAAATCTTTGTTGGGACCTTGAAGGGTGTAGCACATAAGTGGATTGCAGGGCTGCCTGCCAGATCAGTCACAAATTTTGAGGACATGGCAACCCGTTTCGTTGCCCAATTTGCAGCAAATATTGAGAAGCCTTTCCTATTAGCGGATTTGTTCGATATCCGCCAGCGCCCCATAGAATCCTTGAAAAGCTATCTAGCTCGATTCAACAATGCCACTCTCATGGTGATGGAGCCCAATGAAGATATTTTTGTTATGGCATTTGAGAAGGGTCTGAACTCGGGAGCTTTTAGTGAAGCTTTAACTTTGCGCAAGGAACATTCCAAGAATGAGATTCGGATGAGGGCAGAGAAGCACATCGAAGCCGAGGAGATAACACGAGAGAAGGGATCCAGGGAGATACGAAACAGAGACCGAGCTAACGAGGATCGTCGGGAAGGAGTGATGAAAAGGCTAGGGGGAGAAGGGTTCTCAAGAGGTGCCCAACTGGATCGAGGAGGCCGACCAGAGCGTGAAGTCTCTACCAGAAGAAACCCATGGGAAGAAAATTTCCCTCCTCAAATACTCAAGGAGGTCATGAACACTCAAATTATCAAGCGACCACCTCCAAACCCTCGTCCTATGGGGAGTGAGGCAAGATTATGGTGTGAGTACCATCGCACACAAGGACACGATACTGACAACTGTCGTACCCTTAAAATGCACATTGAAAAGTTGATACAAGAGGGTCACCTGGGGCG aggCTACCATAACAAAAGGACTGCTCCCAGTAGAAATTCAAGTCGATCCTCGAAGCGAGGTCGTGGAAAGGAGAAGCCTCAGGACAAAGAAGTTGAGGGAGGACACGAAAGGAACAACAGAGGCACGGTCAACACTATAGTAGGGGGATTTTCCGGAGCTGGGTCTACTAGCTCGGCCAGAAGAAGATATTCACGCTCCAACCAATCTTGCAACATGGTGGGAGTGTATGCTTTTAAAGAGCACCCTCAACTAGCTTTCACCTTCAATGATTTTGAAGGAATGTATCCTCATGATGACGACCCTTTAGTTATCTATGTATTCACGGTTGGTTTCCAAATCAAACGCACAATAGTAGACACAGGTAGCTCGGCGAATGTATTGTTTTGGGAAGTATTCAAAAAGCTAGATCTTCCCAAAGAGGTTATGAGGGAGCACCGAGGATTTGCTGGAGaattgatgagtcaataa
- the LOC112420106 gene encoding uncharacterized protein encodes MWSIWKARNLKIWQQVSDSTFTILEREKHLLEGWRIANCKQAPLRHDNSSSNTSSSHQNGDTNVQWRKPSVGRYKCNVDASFPNNSNKVGFGMCIRDSDGNHVRSKTMCFYPFCSIDVGEALGLYHALRWIQELQLTNVDFEVDFKRIADYFNKGHGDVTEFGFIMDSNIHFCNTYLKNSHVEFIRRQANEVAHALAKTATSSTSFLVFDDIPACISDLIFNEMT; translated from the coding sequence ATGTGGAGTATATGGAAAGCTAGGAATCTAAAAATTTGGCAACAAGTGTCAGACTCAACCTTCACAATTCTGGAAAGAGAAAAACATCTGCTAGAAGGTTGGAGAATTGCTAATTGCAAGCAAGCTCCTTTAAGGCATGACAATTCATCTTCCAATACGAGTTCTTCTCACCAAAATGGGGACACGAACGTTCAATGGAGGAAACCGAGCGTTGGTAGATATAAATGCAATGTTGATGCATCCTTTCCAAATAACTCAAACAAAGTGGGTTTTGGAATGTGTATCCGAGACTCAGATGGGAATCATGTCCGCTCTAAAACTATGTGCTTTTATCCATTTTGCTCTATTGATGTTGGGGAGGCTCTAGGTTTATATCATGCACTTCGGTGGATACAAGAACTTCAACTCACAAATGTTGATTTCGAGGTTGACTTTAAAAGAATAGCTGATTATTTCAACAAAGGTCATGGAGATGTCACCGAATTTGGTTTTATTATGGATAGTAATATCCACTTCTGTAACACATACTTAAAAAATTCTCATGTCGAGTTTATTAGGAGGCAAGCGAATGAGGTTGCACACGCTCTAGCTAAGACAGCCACATCTAGTACTAGCTTCCTGGTCTTTGATGATATTCCTGCATGTATTAGTGATTTGATCTTTaatgaaatgacataa